In a single window of the Zea mays cultivar B73 chromosome 5, Zm-B73-REFERENCE-NAM-5.0, whole genome shotgun sequence genome:
- the LOC100284708 gene encoding Probable xyloglucan endotransglucosylase/hydrolase protein 12 precursor: MMITGGQRNPARLQVSSSFLLALVFASSVLVGIVAGGSFYEECDATWEPQNCWAYDDGNRLSLALVSSSSGSMIRSKRQFVYGTVSTMIQLVPGDSAGTVTTYYTSSLGDNHDEIDFEFLGNVSGQPYTIHTNVYAAGVGNKEMQFKPWFDPTADYHNYTISWTPCMIAWYVDGVPIRVFRNYAASHGVAFPTSQPMYAYSSIWAAEDWATQGGRVKADWSKAPFVANYHGIDLGVCECYGGGACVSSCAAAFAASHCSLSDAQVGEMRWVQGSYRIYDYCVDPKRLVNGQRPVECDLPQY; encoded by the exons ATGATGATCACGGGAGGGCAGCGAAACCCTGCAAGGCTGCAGGTGTCGTCGTCCTTCCTGCTTGCCCTTGTTTTCGCATCATCGGTGCTTGTCGGCATCGTGGCCGGCGGCAGCTTCTACGAGGAGTGCGACGCGACTTGGGAGCCCCAGAACTGCTGGGCCTACGACGATGGCAACAGGCTCTCCCTCGCGCTCGTCAGCAGTTCCTCAG GTTCCATGATCCGGTCGAAGCGGCAGTTCGTGTACGGGACCGTGTCCACCATGATCCAGCTTGTCCCCGGCGACTCCGCCGGCACCGTCACCACCTACTAT ACGTCGTCGCTGGGCGACAACCACGACGAGATCGACTTCGAGTTCCTGGGCAACGTGAGCGGGCAGCCCTACACCATCCACACCAACGTGTACGCTGCCGGCGTGGGCAACAAGGAGATGCAGTTCAAGCCATGGTTCGACCCCACCGCCGACTACCACAACTACACCATCTCCTGGACACCCTGCATGATCGC GTGGTACGTCGACGGCGTCCCCATCCGCGTGTTCCGCAACTACGCGGCGAGCCACGGCGTGGCGTTCCCGACGAGCCAGCCCATGTACGCCTACTCCAGCATCTGGGCGGCGGAGGACTGGGCCACGCAGGGCGGCCGCGTCAAGGCCGACTGGTCCAAGGCGCCCTTCGTCGCCAACTACCACGGCATCGACCTCGGCGTCTGCGAGTGCTACGGCGGGGGCGCCTGCGTCTCCAGCTGCGCCGCGGCGTTCGCCGCCAGCCACTGCAGCCTGAGCGACGCGCAGGTGGGGGAGATGCGCTGGGTGCAGGGCAGCTACAGGATCTACGACTACTGCGTCGACCCCAAGCGCTTGGTCAACGGCCAGAGGCCGGTCGAGTGCGACCTGCCGCAGTACTGA